A single window of Flavobacterium sp. 140616W15 DNA harbors:
- a CDS encoding FAD-dependent oxidoreductase — protein sequence MENEKIDIAIVGGGVSGVYSAWKLKTKYPNKNIVLFEGGDHIGGRLLSVIPPGIPDMVAELGGMRILENTQKLIVQLIQDINEILSGEDQIELYDFPVDQPQNIAYLRGEHLRLFDFTNDPDKVPYKLSFLEKGNTSGTIIVNAIEQIVPGITNTDLTEEQRLKMCHEATFEGAPLYTLGFWNLLYRVISGEAYQFSIDSGGYNSTLVNWNAADAIPWYLSDFGIKPVYKGFKNGFQQVPISLANFFEKDGGEVRLNAKLEGFEFKNNAFELSIDGSIIEAKQLILAMPRRSLDLLTNTSPKLQEIQSLIASVTPRPLFKVFTTYSSPWWRNAGYTDSKTGYIPLQSGRTVTDLPIRQTYYWPKNNGDPSVNGESMLLASYDDGSNIGFWDGLRPQRKKAWKKGLSHAEIADPFIGEYAETEPLLSKALNQSWHDYKAPRKMVEELSRQLKQIHDVDYTPAVTSASFRDWGEDPFGGGWNSWNIGVKSWEVKEKIVHPIDNCALYICGEAYSDAQGWVEGALQTADIMLKKFIAVESTSSVKEEAIL from the coding sequence ATGGAAAACGAAAAAATTGACATCGCCATAGTTGGTGGAGGTGTTTCTGGCGTATATAGCGCATGGAAACTTAAAACAAAATATCCGAACAAAAACATTGTTCTTTTTGAAGGAGGAGATCATATCGGAGGCCGTTTGTTATCAGTAATTCCTCCTGGAATTCCAGATATGGTGGCAGAATTAGGCGGAATGCGAATTCTCGAAAATACTCAGAAATTAATTGTACAATTGATACAAGATATAAACGAAATATTATCAGGTGAAGATCAAATAGAATTATATGATTTTCCAGTAGATCAGCCACAAAATATAGCTTATTTACGTGGGGAACATCTGCGCTTATTTGACTTTACAAATGATCCTGATAAAGTACCGTATAAATTATCTTTTTTAGAAAAAGGAAATACATCAGGAACAATCATTGTAAATGCGATTGAACAAATAGTTCCGGGTATTACAAATACTGATTTAACAGAGGAACAACGTTTGAAAATGTGCCATGAAGCTACTTTTGAAGGAGCTCCTCTTTATACTTTAGGATTTTGGAACCTGCTTTACCGCGTAATTAGTGGAGAAGCATATCAATTTAGTATTGATTCTGGTGGATACAACTCAACATTGGTCAATTGGAATGCTGCAGATGCAATTCCATGGTATCTGTCTGATTTTGGTATTAAACCTGTTTATAAAGGATTTAAAAATGGATTTCAACAAGTTCCAATTTCGTTAGCAAACTTCTTCGAGAAAGATGGTGGCGAAGTAAGATTAAATGCTAAACTAGAAGGATTTGAATTCAAAAATAATGCATTTGAGCTTAGTATAGATGGTTCAATTATCGAGGCAAAACAGTTGATATTGGCAATGCCACGTCGCTCATTAGATTTATTGACAAATACTTCTCCAAAATTGCAAGAAATTCAATCGCTTATTGCCAGTGTAACACCAAGACCATTATTTAAGGTGTTTACAACCTATTCAAGTCCATGGTGGAGAAATGCAGGTTATACTGATTCTAAAACAGGATACATTCCTTTACAGTCAGGAAGAACTGTCACCGATTTGCCAATTAGACAAACCTACTACTGGCCAAAGAATAATGGAGATCCATCAGTAAATGGAGAATCTATGTTATTAGCGAGTTACGATGATGGTTCTAATATTGGTTTTTGGGATGGACTTAGACCACAGCGTAAAAAAGCTTGGAAAAAAGGGCTTTCGCATGCTGAAATAGCTGATCCTTTTATTGGTGAATATGCCGAAACAGAGCCACTTTTGAGTAAAGCTTTAAATCAAAGTTGGCATGATTACAAAGCTCCTCGTAAAATGGTAGAAGAATTAAGCCGTCAATTAAAACAAATTCATGATGTCGATTATACACCAGCTGTTACAAGTGCCTCTTTCCGTGACTGGGGAGAAGATCCTTTTGGTGGAGGATGGAATAGTTGGAATATTGGAGTAAAAAGCTGGGAGGTAAAAGAAAAAATTGTTCACCCAATAGACAATTGTGCATTATATATTTGTGGAGAAGCTTATTCAGATGCTCAAGGATGGGTTGAAGGCGCTTTACAGACTGCTGATATCATGCTTAAAAAATTCATTGCTGTAGAAAGTACTAGCTCAGTAAAAGAAGAAGCAATTTTATAA
- a CDS encoding transglutaminase: protein MIKNKKIDFNKLKSSLQVKSPWNEVIIMLLSFLITLPTFIIMHQNLIDLNWPFNFDRVLLFIFVLVGLYFLLMKLKTIIIICIVLYLLVLFYGTALGNYGFSEVAEDYNAIIYTMSDNPYPQDIIVAKLLPFPNKSKIINAIEYQNPKVRNFAIMATTKHFKNVKGYSDYRTIIQCFAVFKEINSRWNYVNDPKEGDYIATASESLMYFSGDCDDHSILMAAAIRSIGGTPRLIHTKGHIYPEILIGSLLDLEKVNYLVKNVLFVKESYNKTLHYHIDERGQVWLNLDYTAKYPGGPFMSEEILGALTLR from the coding sequence ATGATAAAAAATAAAAAAATTGACTTTAATAAACTTAAAAGCAGCCTTCAGGTAAAATCACCATGGAATGAGGTTATCATTATGCTATTGAGTTTTTTAATCACTCTTCCTACTTTTATCATAATGCACCAAAATTTGATAGATCTTAATTGGCCTTTTAATTTTGATCGGGTTTTACTTTTTATTTTTGTCCTTGTTGGACTCTATTTTCTTTTAATGAAATTAAAAACGATTATCATTATTTGTATCGTTTTATATCTCTTAGTTTTATTTTACGGAACCGCTTTGGGGAATTATGGCTTTAGCGAAGTTGCTGAAGACTATAATGCTATTATCTACACGATGTCTGATAATCCATATCCACAAGATATTATTGTCGCTAAATTGCTTCCATTTCCCAATAAATCAAAAATTATTAACGCAATTGAATATCAAAATCCTAAGGTGAGGAATTTTGCTATAATGGCAACAACCAAGCATTTTAAAAATGTAAAAGGATATTCAGACTACAGAACCATAATACAATGTTTTGCCGTTTTTAAAGAAATTAATAGTCGATGGAATTATGTTAATGATCCTAAAGAAGGCGATTATATAGCTACGGCAAGTGAATCGTTAATGTATTTCTCAGGTGATTGCGATGATCATTCTATTTTAATGGCCGCAGCAATACGCTCTATTGGTGGTACGCCAAGACTTATTCATACCAAAGGACACATTTATCCAGAAATATTAATTGGATCTCTTCTTGATTTAGAAAAAGTAAACTATCTAGTTAAAAATGTTCTATTTGTAAAAGAGAGCTATAATAAAACCCTACATTATCATATTGATGAGCGTGGACAAGTATGGTTAAATCTTGACTATACAGCAAAATATCCTGGAGGCCCATTTATGTCCGAAGAAATTCTGGGTGCACTTACCCTAAGATAA
- a CDS encoding isopenicillin N synthase family oxygenase — MQNIPSVDLRDFLSDNPERKQKFVNEIGNAFENIGFVALKGHFLDDQLVDELYGEIRKFFALPIESKHNYEIPGIGGQRGYVSFGTEHAKGRKEGDLKEFWHFGQYVSENSKYASEYPENVEVTELPKFNAVGKEAYQMLEKTGVYVLRALALHLGLDEFYFDKYAKDGNSILRPIHYPPITSEPKDAIRAAAHGDINLITLLMGAQGKGLQVQNHDGEWIDAIAEDDQLVINVGDMLSRHTNNRLKSTIHQVVNPPRELWGTSRYSVPFFMHPVSDMRLDCLENCIDAENPKKFEDITAGEYLYERLVDLGLIKK; from the coding sequence ATGCAAAACATTCCTAGTGTAGACTTACGTGATTTCCTTTCGGACAACCCGGAACGTAAACAAAAATTTGTAAATGAAATCGGAAATGCATTTGAAAACATTGGCTTCGTTGCCCTAAAAGGTCACTTTTTAGATGATCAGTTAGTTGACGAACTTTATGGCGAAATTAGAAAATTTTTCGCATTGCCAATAGAATCTAAACATAATTATGAAATCCCAGGTATTGGAGGTCAGAGAGGTTATGTTTCTTTTGGTACAGAACACGCCAAAGGGAGAAAAGAAGGTGACTTAAAAGAATTCTGGCATTTTGGTCAGTATGTGAGTGAAAATTCTAAGTATGCTTCAGAATATCCAGAAAATGTTGAAGTTACAGAATTGCCTAAATTTAATGCTGTTGGTAAAGAAGCGTACCAAATGCTTGAAAAAACTGGAGTTTATGTTTTAAGAGCTTTAGCATTACACCTTGGATTAGATGAATTTTACTTTGACAAATATGCCAAAGACGGAAATTCAATCTTACGTCCTATTCACTACCCACCAATTACATCGGAACCTAAAGATGCAATTCGTGCTGCTGCTCACGGTGATATCAACCTTATTACCTTATTAATGGGAGCACAAGGAAAAGGATTACAAGTTCAAAATCATGATGGAGAATGGATTGATGCCATTGCCGAAGATGATCAATTGGTAATTAATGTTGGAGACATGCTTTCACGTCATACCAACAACAGGCTAAAATCGACTATTCACCAAGTAGTTAATCCACCAAGAGAATTATGGGGAACATCTCGTTACTCAGTTCCGTTTTTTATGCACCCAGTAAGCGATATGCGTTTGGATTGTTTAGAAAACTGCATTGATGCCGAGAATCCTAAGAAATTCGAGGATATTACTGCTGGAGAATATTTATACGAACGTTTGGTAGATTTGGGTTTAATCAAAAAATAA
- a CDS encoding thiamine pyrophosphate-dependent enzyme translates to MIFDRKELTNEQLLDLYKRLLKPRLIEEKMLILIRQGKVSKWFSGIGQEAISVGVTAVLDSDEYILPMHRNLGVFTGRDIPLYRLFSQWQGKANGFTKGRDRSFHFGTQEYKIIGMISHLGPQLGVADGIALANKLKKNNKITAVFTGEGATSEGDFHEALNIAAVWELPVMFVIENNGYGLSTPTNEQYRCENLADKGVGYGIESHIIDGNNILEVYNLLSELKLSMIEKPRPVLLEFKTFRMRGHEEASGTKYVPQDLMDMWAVKDPVNNYKDFLTEIGVLTTAYDEQLHAEIKKDIDESLVLANEEPEIEASYEEELNDVYKPYNYKEIAPDLETKNIRFIDAISSSLNLSMQLHSNLVIMGQDIAEYGGAFKITDGFVEIYGKDRVRNTPICESAVVSTGMGLSINGYKAIVEMQFADFVSTGFNPIVNLLAKSHYRWLENADVVVRMPCGGGTQAGPFHSQTNEAWFTKTPGLKVVYPAFPYDAKGLLNESINDPNPVLFFEHKQLYRSVYQDVPTDYYTISLGKAALLKKGNDVTIIAFGAAVHWALETLTKNPDISADLLDLRTLQPLDTEAIYESVKKTGRVIIYQEDSLFGGIASDISSLIMENCFRYLDAPVKRVASLDTPIPFTKALEDQYLPKGRFEKELLDLLAY, encoded by the coding sequence ATGATTTTTGACAGAAAAGAACTTACCAACGAACAGCTTTTAGATTTATACAAGAGATTATTAAAACCAAGATTAATAGAAGAGAAAATGCTCATCCTAATCCGCCAGGGAAAAGTATCTAAATGGTTTTCTGGAATAGGACAAGAAGCTATATCTGTAGGAGTTACAGCCGTTTTGGACTCTGACGAATACATCTTACCAATGCACCGTAATCTGGGTGTTTTTACAGGAAGAGATATTCCACTATACCGTCTTTTTTCGCAATGGCAAGGAAAAGCCAATGGCTTTACCAAAGGACGTGACAGAAGTTTTCACTTTGGAACACAAGAATATAAGATTATTGGTATGATTTCTCACTTAGGACCTCAATTAGGTGTTGCTGATGGGATTGCTTTAGCCAATAAATTAAAAAAGAATAATAAAATAACTGCTGTTTTTACAGGAGAAGGTGCAACAAGCGAAGGAGACTTTCATGAAGCATTAAATATTGCCGCTGTTTGGGAATTACCTGTAATGTTTGTCATTGAGAACAACGGTTATGGACTTTCGACTCCTACAAACGAGCAATATCGTTGTGAAAACTTAGCCGACAAAGGAGTAGGTTATGGTATAGAAAGTCATATTATTGATGGAAATAACATATTAGAAGTTTATAATCTTTTATCTGAATTAAAACTGTCAATGATAGAAAAACCACGACCTGTTTTATTAGAGTTTAAAACATTTAGAATGCGTGGACATGAAGAGGCGAGTGGTACAAAATATGTTCCGCAAGACTTAATGGATATGTGGGCAGTAAAAGATCCTGTAAATAATTATAAGGACTTTTTAACTGAGATAGGAGTATTAACCACAGCATATGATGAACAATTGCATGCTGAAATTAAGAAAGATATAGATGAAAGTCTAGTTCTTGCAAATGAAGAACCAGAAATTGAAGCTTCTTATGAAGAAGAACTAAATGATGTTTACAAACCGTACAACTATAAAGAGATTGCACCAGACTTAGAAACCAAAAATATTCGATTTATAGATGCCATTTCGTCAAGTTTAAACTTATCAATGCAGCTTCATAGCAATTTGGTTATTATGGGGCAAGATATTGCTGAATATGGCGGTGCCTTCAAAATAACTGATGGTTTTGTAGAAATATATGGTAAAGATCGTGTGCGGAATACACCAATTTGTGAAAGTGCTGTAGTTTCAACCGGAATGGGACTTTCAATAAATGGATACAAAGCGATTGTTGAGATGCAATTTGCCGATTTTGTTTCTACAGGATTTAATCCAATTGTAAATTTATTAGCAAAATCACATTACCGATGGTTAGAAAATGCCGATGTTGTAGTTCGAATGCCTTGTGGAGGCGGTACTCAGGCAGGGCCATTTCATTCGCAAACCAATGAAGCTTGGTTTACAAAAACTCCAGGTCTAAAAGTCGTTTATCCTGCTTTCCCATATGATGCTAAAGGCTTATTAAACGAATCTATTAATGACCCAAATCCGGTTTTATTCTTTGAACATAAGCAATTATACCGAAGCGTTTATCAAGACGTACCTACAGATTATTATACAATTTCGCTAGGAAAAGCCGCTTTGTTAAAAAAAGGAAATGATGTTACAATTATTGCATTTGGAGCTGCTGTACATTGGGCTTTAGAAACACTTACTAAAAATCCAGATATTTCAGCAGATTTATTAGATTTAAGAACGTTACAGCCTTTGGATACAGAAGCAATTTATGAATCGGTTAAGAAAACGGGACGTGTAATAATTTATCAGGAAGATTCACTTTTTGGTGGTATTGCCAGTGATATATCATCATTAATAATGGAAAATTGTTTCCGTTATCTAGATGCACCTGTTAAGCGTGTTGCAAGTTTAGATACTCCAATTCCTTTTACAAAAGCACTAGAAGATCAATATTTACCAAAAGGCAGATTTGAGAAAGAACTTTTAGATTTATTAGCTTATTAA
- a CDS encoding GxxExxY protein: MSSILHRELTKSILKVFFDVYNELGYGFLERVYQNSLFYELKLNGFKVETQKKIKVYYKEIVVGDYIADIVVNDLVILELKAQEYLVEANEFQLINYLKATHCEVGLLLNFGKKPEFIRKVYQNNRK, encoded by the coding sequence ATGAGTAGCATTTTACATAGAGAATTAACAAAATCAATTTTAAAAGTTTTTTTTGATGTTTATAATGAACTGGGCTATGGGTTCCTTGAAAGAGTATATCAGAATTCTTTATTCTATGAACTTAAATTAAATGGTTTTAAAGTAGAGACACAAAAGAAAATAAAAGTTTATTATAAAGAAATTGTGGTTGGAGATTATATAGCTGACATAGTTGTAAATGATTTAGTGATATTAGAATTAAAAGCGCAAGAATATTTAGTAGAAGCAAATGAATTTCAATTAATAAATTATTTAAAAGCAACGCACTGTGAAGTTGGACTTCTTTTAAATTTTGGAAAAAAACCCGAATTCATTAGAAAAGTATATCAAAACAATCGAAAATAA
- a CDS encoding translation initiation factor, whose product MDLQDQLKNLFPDHEVSPDEIVIPEDHTLFIQKEPMICKYEKRKGKATTIIEGYEGTDEDFKILAKEIKTKLSVGGTFKDDSIIIQGDYRDKIMEILKAKGFKVKRVGG is encoded by the coding sequence ATGGACTTACAAGACCAACTAAAAAATCTTTTCCCAGATCACGAAGTATCTCCTGACGAAATTGTGATTCCAGAAGATCATACGCTTTTTATCCAAAAAGAACCAATGATTTGTAAATACGAAAAACGAAAAGGGAAAGCCACTACAATTATCGAAGGTTATGAAGGAACCGATGAAGATTTTAAAATCCTAGCGAAAGAAATTAAAACCAAATTAAGTGTTGGCGGAACTTTTAAAGACGATTCTATTATTATACAAGGTGATTACCGCGATAAAATAATGGAAATACTAAAAGCAAAAGGTTTTAAAGTAAAACGTGTGGGAGGCTAG
- a CDS encoding substrate-binding domain-containing protein, which yields MKTIKIAGVPEHFNLPWHLCIENGEFEAEGIDLQWTDVPEGTGKMCQMLRDGETDIAVILTEGIVKDIVAGNPSKIVQVYVQSPLIWGIHVAAESEYKIIEDLENKKVAISRLGSGSQLMAYVNANNQGWKTDNLEFEIVNTIDGAVEALTNKTADYFMWERFMTKPLVDKGIFRRITDCPTPWPSFVIAVRDEVLKNDPNIITSILEIINATTEDFKSIPSIDRTLSESFKQKVEDIQEWLKLTQWSQKPLNEKTFNKIQNQLFELGIIDKKSTFVETVKFL from the coding sequence ATGAAAACTATAAAAATAGCTGGTGTTCCGGAACATTTTAATTTACCATGGCATTTATGCATTGAAAATGGAGAATTTGAAGCTGAAGGAATCGATTTACAATGGACCGATGTTCCTGAAGGAACTGGAAAAATGTGCCAAATGCTTCGAGATGGTGAAACTGATATCGCTGTAATATTGACAGAAGGAATTGTAAAAGATATTGTGGCTGGTAATCCAAGTAAAATTGTACAGGTGTATGTGCAATCACCTTTAATTTGGGGAATTCATGTTGCCGCAGAATCTGAGTACAAAATCATAGAAGATTTAGAAAACAAAAAAGTAGCTATTTCACGTCTAGGTTCAGGTTCCCAATTAATGGCTTATGTAAATGCAAACAATCAGGGCTGGAAAACAGATAATCTAGAATTTGAAATCGTAAATACTATTGATGGTGCTGTCGAAGCTTTGACTAACAAAACTGCGGATTATTTTATGTGGGAACGTTTTATGACAAAACCACTGGTTGACAAAGGAATTTTCAGACGTATCACAGACTGCCCTACTCCATGGCCATCATTTGTAATTGCTGTTCGAGATGAAGTATTAAAAAATGACCCAAATATAATTACTTCAATTCTTGAAATCATTAATGCTACAACCGAAGATTTTAAATCTATTCCGAGCATTGACAGAACTTTATCGGAGTCATTTAAACAAAAGGTTGAAGATATTCAGGAATGGTTAAAATTGACGCAATGGTCGCAAAAACCATTGAATGAGAAAACATTTAATAAAATCCAAAATCAGTTATTTGAACTGGGTATTATTGATAAAAAAAGTACTTTTGTAGAAACAGTAAAATTTCTTTAA
- a CDS encoding thiamine pyrophosphate-binding protein: MKKEVIAPPTRWTRDYLFDILKDLGIQYIFGVPGTNEIPLIDGTSYPDNGVKYIECLHENIAIGAAMGSARMTGKPGVLIVHVTPGIAHSIGNLFNAHRSQMPLVILCCQQQNELVTQEPLLASNLVDLAKQYTKWAHEVRTAEEMPLVLQRAFKEAMAPPNGPVFISIPWEFTMVAIEENQKIKGVTRISPHFTGDEGSIKETASLLANAKNPLIVAGDAVGYADAWTEIQQLAELIGAPVVLQSFSSVANFPNNDCHWQGELPGSQAGVQGVFKDHDVAFLIGFGAQAQVAVFKYSDGALIPEDVKLAYLTNNTWDIAKNFYGETAILGDIKSTLPLLNKYIKQQKPKGVDIRNKKLKALDVSRAKQWDVYYKNAMKEPDIWAVVIAKALKEAIESRKLVNNYVYVHEAVSDGAPFQYYLPLGTNGAKPISYYCVAGGSLGWSMPASLGIKLENKTSQGIGTKLVINAVGDGSSLFYPQTWWTAAHEKLPILYIITNNQEYHTLQLGLQQVVAAYGNAPGYGWKPKTMDPDYLKLERPKLDFVSLAKAFGGEHGEIVLTADKVKEAVERGINHVLNTETSYILDMRIASNTPPLVIKSNGDTFTVDKRYALQPPLNIFYQDTLMKKSSVKNGSLKTGEFSVNENVSFNLPCLF, translated from the coding sequence ATGAAAAAAGAAGTTATTGCCCCACCTACTCGTTGGACAAGAGATTACCTATTTGATATTTTAAAAGATTTAGGAATCCAATATATATTTGGTGTCCCCGGAACCAACGAAATCCCACTAATAGACGGAACATCTTATCCTGATAATGGAGTTAAGTATATTGAATGCTTACATGAAAATATTGCTATTGGTGCTGCTATGGGTTCTGCCCGAATGACAGGAAAACCTGGAGTTCTTATTGTACACGTAACACCTGGAATTGCACATAGTATTGGTAATCTTTTTAACGCACATCGTTCGCAAATGCCGTTGGTGATTCTTTGTTGTCAACAACAAAATGAATTAGTTACTCAGGAACCATTATTAGCATCAAACTTAGTAGATTTGGCTAAACAATATACTAAATGGGCACATGAAGTTCGTACAGCTGAGGAAATGCCGCTAGTATTGCAGAGAGCTTTTAAGGAAGCTATGGCACCGCCAAATGGGCCTGTATTTATTTCTATTCCATGGGAATTTACAATGGTAGCTATTGAGGAAAACCAAAAAATAAAGGGAGTTACTCGCATTTCTCCCCATTTTACAGGTGATGAAGGATCTATCAAAGAAACAGCTAGTTTATTGGCTAATGCTAAAAATCCACTTATTGTGGCTGGTGATGCTGTCGGTTATGCAGATGCATGGACAGAAATACAACAATTAGCAGAATTAATCGGTGCTCCTGTCGTTTTACAATCGTTTAGTAGTGTTGCTAATTTTCCTAACAATGATTGTCATTGGCAAGGAGAACTGCCTGGAAGTCAAGCAGGTGTTCAAGGAGTTTTTAAAGACCATGATGTTGCCTTTTTGATAGGTTTTGGAGCTCAGGCTCAAGTTGCTGTATTTAAATATTCAGATGGAGCACTCATTCCTGAAGATGTAAAATTGGCTTATCTCACTAACAATACTTGGGATATAGCCAAGAATTTTTATGGAGAAACGGCTATTTTAGGAGATATAAAATCGACATTGCCTTTGTTGAATAAATATATAAAGCAACAAAAGCCTAAAGGTGTTGATATAAGAAACAAAAAGTTGAAGGCACTGGATGTTTCTCGTGCTAAGCAATGGGATGTTTATTATAAAAACGCTATGAAAGAGCCTGATATTTGGGCAGTTGTAATAGCAAAAGCATTAAAAGAAGCTATAGAATCCCGCAAGTTAGTCAATAATTATGTATATGTGCATGAGGCTGTATCGGATGGAGCTCCATTTCAATATTATCTTCCTTTAGGAACTAATGGAGCAAAACCTATTAGCTATTATTGCGTTGCAGGTGGCTCTTTAGGATGGTCAATGCCAGCTTCACTAGGAATTAAATTGGAAAATAAAACTTCACAAGGTATAGGGACCAAATTAGTTATCAATGCTGTAGGAGATGGATCTTCTTTATTTTATCCACAAACTTGGTGGACAGCAGCCCACGAAAAATTACCAATTTTATATATCATTACTAATAATCAGGAATATCATACCTTACAATTAGGCTTGCAACAAGTTGTAGCAGCTTATGGAAATGCTCCAGGTTATGGCTGGAAACCAAAAACAATGGATCCTGATTATTTAAAATTGGAAAGACCTAAATTAGACTTTGTAAGTTTAGCAAAAGCATTTGGTGGTGAACACGGAGAAATTGTGCTTACAGCAGATAAGGTAAAAGAAGCTGTTGAAAGAGGGATAAACCATGTTCTAAATACAGAGACTTCTTATATCTTAGATATGCGTATTGCTTCGAATACGCCACCATTAGTAATAAAATCAAACGGTGACACTTTTACCGTTGATAAGCGATATGCATTACAACCACCACTAAATATTTTTTATCAAGATACATTGATGAAAAAATCATCTGTAAAAAATGGATCACTTAAAACAGGTGAATTCTCAGTAAATGAAAATGTAAGTTTTAATCTACCCTGTCTTTTTTAA
- a CDS encoding nucleoside phosphorylase — MIQSSELILNPDGSVYHLNLLPENIAHDIIFVGDQNRVEKITQFFDSIEFSTQKREFKTQTGIYKGKRITVMSTGIGPDNIDIVVNELDALVNIDLETRKPKENLTSLNIIRIGTSGSLQADIPVDSFVMSTFGLGLDNMLRSYLIDEVSNAAMEEAFINHTNWDIRKGKPYVIACSEKLEKLIESDKIHKGITATAGGFYGPQGRVLRLNIQDEELNAKMDNFTFNDNRITNLEMETAAIYGLSALLGHNALSLNAIIANRASGTFSEDPYKAVDELIKYTLNKIVG; from the coding sequence ATGATACAATCATCAGAATTAATACTAAATCCAGACGGAAGCGTCTATCATTTGAATCTTCTTCCAGAAAATATTGCTCATGACATTATTTTTGTAGGTGATCAAAATCGTGTTGAAAAAATCACTCAGTTTTTTGACAGCATCGAGTTTTCTACTCAAAAAAGAGAATTTAAAACACAAACCGGAATCTATAAAGGGAAAAGAATTACTGTAATGTCAACAGGTATTGGTCCAGACAATATAGATATTGTTGTTAATGAGCTAGATGCTTTGGTGAACATTGATTTAGAAACTCGTAAACCAAAAGAAAACCTAACTTCATTAAATATTATTAGAATTGGAACTTCAGGTTCGTTACAAGCTGATATTCCTGTAGATAGCTTTGTAATGTCAACATTTGGTCTAGGACTTGATAATATGCTTCGCTCTTATTTAATTGATGAAGTTTCAAATGCTGCTATGGAAGAAGCTTTTATAAATCATACCAATTGGGACATTCGTAAAGGAAAACCGTATGTGATTGCATGTTCTGAGAAACTAGAAAAACTTATCGAGAGTGACAAGATACACAAAGGAATCACTGCAACTGCAGGAGGTTTTTATGGTCCACAAGGGCGTGTTTTACGTTTAAACATTCAAGATGAAGAATTAAATGCTAAAATGGATAATTTTACGTTTAATGATAATCGAATTACAAATCTAGAAATGGAAACAGCAGCTATTTATGGGCTTTCGGCATTATTAGGTCATAATGCTTTATCACTAAATGCTATTATTGCTAATCGCGCTTCGGGAACTTTCAGCGAAGACCCATATAAAGCTGTTGATGAATTGATTAAATATACATTGAATAAAATTGTTGGATAA